The genomic stretch GAGAGGACGTAAGTGTTTTctgtattaattttaatttctgTCGTTGTTGCCGTTTCTTCTCCAGAGGCCATTACAACAGCTAGAGGAATTGCTCCTGCAGCAGTTGCTGTACTAATTATGTAGACAGGTGTATTTAGTCTGTCTAGGCTTGCTGTTGCATCGCAAAACACCAACTCTCCAGCTTGTCGGACAAGTTTGTGAGCTCTGGCCATTAGAGGAGTAACAATGGCCATTATAAATGGTGTTTCTGCAAGTTTCTTTTGACTGAAAATAAGAATGCTCTTGTGAATGATGCACACAGTCTTGACTGCTACTGTACTTTTGGACAAATACATGACCACCATCATTAGCTACAACCTTGTTGTAATCATTCACTTCATTCTCTAGTCTCCCAAACATTTTGTCTCCATTCTCTGATCCTATTGTTGATTCTCTCCATTGCCTGAAAAGACGCTGGACATCCTGGATATTGGGATTAACAGATCTATCTCCAATGCTCTCTGAATGTCTTTATCGTTATGCTCTAACTGGTGTTAAGTTATGTATTCATTTCTAGCACTTGAGGCGGAATTTCCACACTGAAAAAGGTGATGATATGAATCCATTGCTGCTTTGAAACAGGTCTGAAACTCAACACATGTGCAGAATCCATGGCATGATTGTGATTGAAGTTCATTTTCACCATACAGGGATGACATTCAGGTCACGTTCAGAGTCCACTAAAGTGACAGTGAGAGCAACTGGCAATCGGTTTTCTTGTCTCTACAACTTCTTTCGTGCAGTAGTCCTCTGCTAACACCCTTTGATTTGCTTCTTTCTTGCCTCTTCACTTTCATTATTAGTGTTTTTCTTTTGTGGTGGCAGTGTCTGACTGTTTTGTATGTGACCTTCTTTCCTTTCATACAGTATGAGGTTCCTCTTGTTATTCAAAATATGGATTTAGTCATTTCCTCAAACATTCTTATCAACGCTTGAACAGTTTCTGAGGTGTTCACTTGCACCCAGAAAACAGCTTTGAAAGCAAAGGGTGGCACTCCAAGAAAGGATTCAGTTGTCAGTTCTTCATAATCATCAACAATGTACTTATATCCTGGTGGGAGAAAATCCATCAACTTTTGAAAATTGCCACACTTAATTTCTTTCCCAGGTTGATCTTGTTTCACATGTTAGTCTTTCATGTCTGCACTGTGAACCTCATCCATGTTAGTGTCTTGATACTGTTGAGAATGTAAGTAAGTTTCAATAACATCAATTTTTCTGTGTTTTGGCTATCAGAGGTGGTGACAAGTGTGTCATAAAAGATGTCTTTTGTCTTGTCAGTCGGATTCAAAATAAGGTTACATATCGCATTTCTAGGAGTTGAGGTATTCCTGACCTTTACAGCTCAATTGTCAGTGCTCACAAGAGAAATCTTCTTTAATTCTACTGCAGTGGTCTCATGTGCGACTGAATAAGATGCAACGTGCTCATTGCCAAAGTGGATTTTCAGCTGAAATGAAATGAGATAGTTAGGACAACAATTAACGTGTTGAGAAAACAGTCACAGTACACCATTTTTGAGGAGCTGCTTGTAAGACTCCATTCAAGtcttttttatttaaaatctTCAGCGATGGTTTTCTGCTAGCAAGGTGGTCTTTAAGCAGTTGCAAATCAATGAGGTGAGACATGTCTATTGTGTCAGTGATGATCCAAGAGGCTACTGCACGCCGAAGTCTGCTTGAATAGTCGCTAGGCTTTATTAGAACTTGACACAAGCTGTTGAGGTGCATTCTGTTCTGTGCCTTTCCTGTCATGATGTCCCAAATGATTAGATCTGTTGAAGGTAGGAGGCTTGCCACTGTGACTGGGACAAGGACACAAATGCTTGAAAGGTCTGCAGTGGAAGGGTCTGCATGAATGACAGCAAATATGATTACTATTCCAGGGAAAGTTTATAAAGCAGTGTTTTGACATGGACAGAGTTTGGCTGGAGTCACATGACAGCACCTCTAACACCTCTAAGTTCCGCATCGATGTGTAGTGGGACAGGGTATCCAAGTGAGTCTCCATACCGCAACATTTTCAGCTGCAAGTCAAAAACTACTAGTGCCAGTGATTACCCGACAACAGTTTCTTTGTCAAAGCTCACATTGACAGCAAAACAAGCCAGTCTGATATGCTTAGTTTTTACAGCATTTTCTAGAACGTCTAGACTACCTGTTGCCTTCTGCAATGGACTCCAAACTGCACAGTACACTTGATCATTGTTGAGACACTTCCTATTGATCTATCTAATTTCCTGCGAAAAAAGGTCCTGTTTGACATTGGATTACAAAACCTGTACGTACAATCTCGTGCAGCGATATTGCACGTGCATGTATTTTTGTCATATTCGGGATGTGTATCCGGGTCTCTACACACCCAACTGGGCCCAAAAAAATTTGCTCAGCTGGATTAGCTGGATGAGCTGGATTAGATAATCCATCTAATCTGGATTCGCTGGATTAGGTAAACGACATGCACCCTAGGGTACTGTACCTAAGATAGTATAGCTCTAACTCCGTGAGTCCTTGTGTGTGAACACGCGTAACCAGTGGTGTCTGAGTCATAACGTCGTGACACGTTACACGGTGTACCTCTAAGTTGCATTGTTTCAAAGCTCGATCAAAATCGTCAGCAGTCATTTTCTGTCGTTTAGCATGTAAGCTGAATTTGGACGATTCCTGTTAAGTCAAGCAAGCATCAATATCTCTGACTCATAAAAACAAGCAGTACCGTTCACGTCACCTGGATTATGTACTTTACTTTGAAAGTGGTATCGTCAGCAAGTGTATGCGCCAAGTTGTCGTCCAGACTTACTATGCCTACAGATTCCGCTGTACTACGCACAGATTCGACTCCAACACGCGGCTCAACACTATCAAAATCGACCGCATCTACAGCAGCCATTGTCGAGTTGCCCGGATACTTAACCAACCTATCCGGGGAGTTATGCCGGGAATTTACTACACTATTCCTTTTCACGGTTCTGTTTTACAGtaagtggtgatggcagcgcatccggggctgcaatccacactgcgagGCTGaggcctggttcacaatacacctcgcgtcgcgtcgcgtcgtgTCGCGTCAaaaaggaggccgtttccgacgcgacgtgttgGCTAGGATTTTTTCCTATTCCAGCgcgtcgcgtcggaaacggcctTCTTTGACGCGACACGACGCGACGCGAACCAGTCTTAACTCTGAGGCGGAGAGATTACACTTTTTACActacgtgtacagtactgtacagtcagTCTAAACTGTACAGTAGGTAGACAGTGTGCAGTGTACTGGTGCAGCAACAAATTCCGTCCCCCTACGCACGAGGACTTGTGCATCTTCTAGTCCGGATCCTTCCTGCAAACGGGATTCCAaacagcgccggatccaggaattttgaaAGGGGggtcaccgttagcagttatttatagcattactaatttctcttttctaataaaattatatgaaattattgaaccacgcctattggaaaagagggggttaaaaacccctgaaccccctctggatctgGCCCTGCGAAAGATTCGGGATCCGAGCCGCCTACTGATACCGACCGCTTCAACCTCTTCATCGATGCCAATGCAACGTACGTCTCTAGCAGTTGTACAGCCGCGCTCTTTACGGCGACGCGGAGGTCGCAATTTGCATAAtgcctttcactgtgccaaatgcaccgaaatatgtcacagatcgctttccaacaattttttgcagactctaaaaataAAGAAGACAACGGAACAAGTTTAGAGTCGCTGCGTGGTTTCCTcgctttactacaaaaaggatctcATTCGCAAGaaatttcgtgcaaacggAATTCGTTTTGTAGTAAAGCAAGGAAACAACGCAGTGACTCtaaacttgttctgttgtcttcttttatttttagagtctgcaaaaaatagttggaAAGCGATCTGTAGAGGAGAACATTtcggatcccatttgcaagaaatttcgtgcaaacgggatcctttttgtagtaaagcgAGGCAAGAACGCAGCGACTCtaaacttgttctgttgtcttcttttattttttaaagtctgcaaaaaatagttggaACGCGATCTGTGACATTTTTCGGTGCATTTGGCGCAGTGAAAGGCATTATGCAAATTGCGACCTCCGCGTCCCCGTAAAGAGCGCGGTCGTACAACTGCTAGCTAGAGTAAGCgtagagacgttgcattgttatcgatgaagAGGTTGAAGCGGTCGGTAGGCTTggatcccatttgcaagaAATCTTTCGGATTCCGTTTGCACAAAGGATCCAGAATAAAAGATGCACCGGACTGACAATGCGCGTGTCACTTTCTCGCAATCACCGTGCCTGGGAAGAAAATCTTGAAATTTACAATCATTCAATCAATACTAGAGACAAAAAGCGACAACTAATACGGAGGTTGTCAGAATCGTTTGCTCTTGAATTATTTGCACTAAACGTTATTGCATTGTCCAgtaggcctgtccacactggcaactggatcgcgatccgatcacgatccaaccgcaacgctgtccacacttgcaactggatcgcgatacgtccgatccacatcgcgaggtggtttcgcgatcggttgaatccaattagaaatagtgtgcgttaccttcacgtacgctacgcgtgtagtcggaacatctaacacttctcactcgtctttgttctcgctcacctcacgtcgctgtatcagcgctttccacaagcaa from Corticium candelabrum chromosome 21, ooCorCand1.1, whole genome shotgun sequence encodes the following:
- the LOC134196764 gene encoding transcription initiation factor TFIID subunit 6-like, whose amino-acid sequence is MAAVDAVDFDSVEPRVGVESVRSTAESVGIVSLDDNLAHTLADDTTFKVKYIIQESSKFSLHAKRQKMTADDFDRALKQCNLEPLYGFRAGEFIPFRCASGGGREVHFLDDHEVELSDIISTPLPKLPIDVTVKAHWLAVDGIQPAIPENPPPDWK